A single genomic interval of Lewinellaceae bacterium harbors:
- a CDS encoding TonB-dependent receptor, translating into MSLKSTYRQIIYLLFSIPAGVFAQTDLVEISGTTKNKSTNAPLPYVYVVLKQLPDSTFLTGTVSDEDGFFELASVKPGEYMLETSFLGFRTDQSYLFVGNNSPYLDLGVLFLEETAQQLGEVVVTAQQRAIASTMDKKTYTLGDNVSQSGGSVLQSLSNLPGITSQDGQVQLRGSNQVVLLIDGKQSAITGFGNQKGLENIPASAVEKIEIINNPSAKYDANGNAGIINIILKKEEQFGWNGNVGLSAGLGALWIRKENLPGIRPQYQATPKVNPSISLNYRKNKINLFLQADNLYTHTLNKNEFVTRTYDDGTVINQQLKRNRNTNFFTSKIGFDWFADERNRLTVAGLFSQESIMDRGDQPFFNAAGERLRLWQFLEDEVLTAAVASFSYEHQFNHPGQKLNLGFNYTFDREDEKYFFDNTLLDAIYKESFFLIADQQVADFNLDFTKPLRHGLLETGFKFRRRTIPTNMQFNPSVNSPLDPDADGKATYKETIPAIYGNYTYQVKKLEAEVGLRIEYVDLYYEVDPNHNTYRSDGYDYFQPFPNIRLTYNLSERDKLSAFYNRRVDRPDEVDIRIFPKYDDAEIIKVGNPGLKPQFTNSLELGYKNIWNAGSIYGAVYHRMADGTITRIATTADNGTLIYAITQNAGKSHQTGIELVVTREVSDQLTINLNANGYRNQIDAFTVVNEYPVPNTFSASEQKIISGNLKMNATLQFVNLTNLQITAVYLAPDIIPQGRIAARFSLDMGLKRGIQNGKGALFLNATDLLNTMLISKEIDGNTFNYISTDYYETQVIRVGYQYKF; encoded by the coding sequence ATGTCTTTAAAGAGCACTTATCGCCAAATCATTTATTTGCTGTTCTCTATTCCAGCCGGAGTATTCGCCCAGACAGACCTGGTTGAAATTTCAGGGACCACCAAAAACAAATCGACAAATGCACCTCTTCCTTACGTTTACGTGGTTCTAAAACAGTTGCCGGATTCCACCTTCCTGACCGGAACGGTTTCCGATGAAGATGGCTTCTTTGAGTTAGCTTCCGTAAAACCCGGGGAATATATGCTGGAAACATCATTCCTGGGATTCAGAACCGATCAATCCTACCTTTTTGTCGGTAATAATTCCCCCTATCTGGACCTGGGGGTGCTTTTTCTGGAAGAAACAGCCCAGCAATTGGGTGAAGTGGTCGTAACGGCGCAACAGCGAGCCATTGCTTCCACAATGGATAAAAAAACCTACACCCTCGGGGATAATGTCAGTCAAAGCGGTGGCAGCGTATTGCAGTCACTTAGCAATTTACCGGGCATCACCTCACAGGATGGCCAGGTACAATTACGCGGCAGCAACCAGGTCGTATTGTTGATCGATGGAAAACAATCGGCAATCACCGGTTTTGGCAATCAAAAAGGGTTGGAAAACATTCCGGCCTCTGCCGTTGAAAAAATTGAAATCATCAATAACCCTTCCGCCAAATACGATGCAAACGGCAATGCAGGTATCATTAATATCATCTTAAAGAAAGAGGAGCAATTCGGCTGGAATGGCAACGTGGGTCTTAGCGCCGGCCTGGGCGCCCTCTGGATCCGTAAAGAAAATCTCCCGGGTATTCGCCCTCAATACCAAGCAACGCCAAAAGTTAATCCCAGCATTTCTCTGAACTACCGGAAAAACAAAATCAACTTATTCCTGCAGGCCGATAATTTATACACGCACACCCTGAACAAAAATGAATTTGTCACCCGTACCTATGATGACGGAACCGTCATCAACCAGCAATTAAAACGCAACCGCAATACCAATTTTTTCACTTCGAAAATTGGTTTCGATTGGTTTGCCGATGAACGTAACCGGTTGACCGTTGCCGGACTATTCAGCCAGGAGTCCATCATGGATCGTGGAGATCAGCCATTTTTCAATGCTGCCGGAGAACGCCTCCGATTGTGGCAATTTCTGGAAGATGAAGTGCTGACAGCGGCAGTCGCTTCCTTTTCTTATGAACACCAATTCAACCATCCCGGGCAGAAGCTGAATCTTGGTTTCAACTACACCTTTGACCGGGAAGACGAAAAGTATTTTTTCGATAACACCTTACTCGATGCCATTTATAAAGAGTCTTTTTTCCTGATAGCCGATCAGCAGGTAGCCGATTTCAATCTGGATTTTACCAAACCCCTTCGGCACGGATTACTGGAAACAGGCTTTAAATTTCGGCGCAGGACCATACCCACCAACATGCAGTTTAATCCAAGTGTAAATTCCCCACTCGATCCGGACGCCGATGGTAAAGCGACCTATAAGGAGACCATTCCCGCTATTTATGGTAATTACACTTATCAGGTAAAAAAATTGGAGGCAGAGGTAGGGTTACGCATTGAATACGTTGACCTGTATTATGAAGTGGATCCAAATCACAATACCTACCGGAGCGATGGATACGATTATTTCCAACCATTTCCCAATATCCGCCTGACATATAATTTAAGTGAACGGGATAAACTGTCTGCATTCTATAACCGCCGTGTGGATCGTCCGGATGAAGTGGACATCCGCATTTTTCCCAAGTACGATGACGCAGAGATCATTAAAGTTGGCAACCCAGGCCTGAAGCCACAATTCACCAACAGCCTGGAACTTGGTTATAAAAACATCTGGAATGCCGGCTCCATATACGGAGCTGTTTATCACCGCATGGCTGATGGTACCATTACCCGCATCGCCACCACAGCAGACAATGGCACCCTGATTTACGCCATCACGCAAAATGCCGGTAAGAGTCACCAGACCGGTATCGAATTGGTGGTGACCCGGGAGGTTTCTGACCAGTTGACGATCAATCTGAATGCCAATGGTTACCGGAATCAAATCGATGCATTTACCGTGGTCAACGAATATCCGGTCCCCAATACCTTCAGCGCCAGCGAACAGAAAATCATTTCAGGTAATCTGAAAATGAATGCGACACTTCAATTCGTGAATCTGACCAATCTTCAGATTACTGCTGTTTATCTGGCCCCGGACATCATTCCCCAGGGGAGGATAGCTGCACGTTTCTCTCTGGATATGGGCCTGAAACGTGGTATTCAGAATGGGAAAGGAGCGTTGTTCCTTAATGCCACCGACCTACTGAACACCATGCTCATCTCCAAGGAAATCGATGGTAACACCTTCAACTATATCAGCACGGATTACTACGAGACTCAGGTCATCCGGGTTGGGTACCAGTATAAATTCTGA
- a CDS encoding DUF5009 domain-containing protein — MPMDINTPSSNRRASIDALRGFDMLMIAGAGSFIERLGGKTDIGWINGLAAQFEHPAWVGFTFYDFIFPLFLFVAGVSLAFSLNSTSSRTKTKSQLYRKAAIRMVILIGLGILYKNAPVPFLEPSQIRFVSVLGRIGFAGFITTVLYLNFSKRGRILWIAGILLMYYAVLFLIPVPGYGAGDLSFEGNLIGWFDRTFLPGRLLQGTYDELGILTQFPALCLTMLGAFAGDVLRSDHTQGFKMGRLTLTGIGLVAAGLLWSLHFPVSKHLWSSSFILLTGGMSFLALTLFYLVIDVWNNQKWSLFFRVIGLNSLTIYLAYRFIDFGYTSRLLFEGLYKFSAEPWHEVWQSLGALGLVWCFLYVLYRHQWFLKV, encoded by the coding sequence ATGCCAATGGACATAAATACCCCTTCCTCCAACCGCCGGGCTTCCATCGATGCCCTGCGTGGATTTGACATGCTGATGATCGCCGGAGCCGGCAGTTTTATCGAACGGCTGGGAGGAAAGACGGATATCGGCTGGATAAATGGTCTGGCTGCACAATTTGAGCACCCGGCATGGGTTGGCTTCACATTTTACGATTTTATTTTCCCCCTCTTCCTGTTTGTCGCCGGTGTTTCGCTGGCTTTTTCACTGAACAGCACCAGTAGCCGGACCAAGACCAAGTCACAGCTTTATCGAAAAGCCGCTATCCGCATGGTAATCCTGATCGGCTTGGGAATCCTGTACAAGAACGCGCCGGTGCCATTCCTGGAGCCCTCCCAGATCCGGTTTGTAAGTGTATTGGGAAGGATAGGATTTGCCGGGTTCATCACCACCGTTTTGTACCTCAATTTCAGCAAGCGGGGAAGGATCCTGTGGATTGCCGGTATTCTTCTCATGTATTATGCTGTATTATTTCTGATCCCTGTTCCCGGATACGGCGCCGGTGATCTTAGTTTCGAGGGTAACCTGATTGGATGGTTCGATCGTACTTTTCTGCCTGGCCGGTTGTTGCAGGGGACTTATGACGAGCTGGGTATTCTCACTCAATTTCCCGCGCTTTGCCTGACCATGTTGGGAGCTTTCGCGGGTGATGTGCTGCGGTCGGATCATACCCAGGGCTTTAAAATGGGACGATTGACCTTGACAGGAATTGGATTGGTTGCTGCCGGCTTGTTGTGGAGCCTGCATTTCCCGGTAAGCAAGCATCTATGGTCCAGTTCATTCATCTTACTTACTGGCGGAATGAGCTTCCTGGCCCTGACGCTGTTTTATCTGGTGATCGATGTATGGAACAACCAGAAATGGTCCCTTTTCTTCCGGGTGATCGGGCTCAATTCACTGACCATTTACCTGGCCTACCGGTTTATTGATTTTGGATATACCTCACGATTGCTCTTTGAAGGATTGTACAAATTCAGCGCCGAGCCATGGCACGAAGTATGGCAATCTCTGGGAGCGCTGGGATTGGTGTGGTGCTTTTTATATGTGTTGTACAGACACCAATGGTTTCTAAAGGTGTAA
- a CDS encoding T9SS type A sorting domain-containing protein, whose protein sequence is MSRLGIFLLVIISCSGLSGQITVTQDIFPQVGDTLHYAVDDQPVNIIMTPPDFAPQNWDFSGLKQASSFDIIMEDAQTGPEFPTFPGAQLVYTLGADRTYLEVNGQNVTELGFVGDPAGLGVRLNSVYYPSYIQMRAPVQFFDLAATSTGFLTAFPTGILPGASQLPFIADSLRIRMSTSRLDAIDAFGNLTIPGGTFEVLREKRTRYREQRIDGKIAPLGWLDVTDLTLTYYPTAYLGVDTLVTYYFWSNQSKEPIAICFTDNSQLRVVKVQYKNIQASTTALKKEELAIPVSVYPNPAGEVLHLRTGDLALDNYRLSVYDLLGREIVHKEYDQLSGHADLTVRMDAWTSGTYFCTLSNTHGLIGRTRFMKE, encoded by the coding sequence ATGTCGCGATTAGGAATCTTTTTGCTGGTCATCATTTCATGTTCTGGTCTTAGCGGTCAAATCACCGTAACCCAGGACATTTTTCCTCAGGTTGGCGACACGCTGCATTATGCAGTTGATGACCAGCCAGTGAATATCATCATGACACCTCCGGATTTTGCACCGCAAAACTGGGACTTCAGCGGTTTAAAGCAGGCATCTTCCTTTGATATCATCATGGAAGATGCTCAAACAGGACCGGAGTTTCCAACATTTCCTGGTGCACAATTGGTTTATACCCTGGGGGCAGACCGTACCTACCTGGAAGTTAATGGCCAAAATGTTACCGAATTAGGTTTTGTTGGAGATCCGGCCGGTCTGGGCGTCCGGCTGAATTCTGTCTATTACCCCAGCTATATTCAGATGCGTGCGCCGGTTCAATTCTTCGATTTAGCTGCGACCAGCACGGGTTTCTTAACAGCTTTTCCGACTGGGATTTTACCGGGTGCCAGTCAATTACCTTTTATTGCCGACTCTTTACGCATCCGCATGTCAACATCCCGCCTGGATGCTATCGATGCTTTTGGTAATCTGACCATTCCCGGCGGCACGTTTGAGGTATTACGGGAAAAAAGAACACGCTATAGGGAGCAACGTATCGACGGCAAAATAGCTCCCCTGGGGTGGCTTGATGTAACTGACCTGACGCTCACGTATTACCCTACAGCATACCTGGGCGTTGACACCCTCGTCACCTATTATTTCTGGAGCAATCAGAGCAAAGAACCCATTGCGATCTGTTTCACCGACAATTCCCAGTTGCGGGTGGTCAAGGTGCAATACAAGAACATCCAGGCCTCGACTACGGCCCTGAAAAAGGAAGAATTGGCGATACCGGTATCCGTTTATCCCAATCCTGCCGGAGAGGTACTGCACCTCCGCACCGGTGACCTTGCCCTGGACAATTACCGGTTATCGGTGTACGACCTGCTTGGTCGCGAAATCGTGCATAAGGAATATGATCAGCTCTCCGGGCATGCAGATCTGACCGTCCGGATGGATGCATGGACATCGGGTACTTATTTCTGTACCCTGTCCAATACGCACGGACTCATCGGTCGAACACGATTTATGAAGGAGTGA
- a CDS encoding SDR family oxidoreductase, producing the protein MVLDQFKLVGKTALVTGCKRGIGFAMAEALAEAGADIIGVSATLERQVSRIEQAVSALGRNFFAYACDISDRKALYALIHQVKADHGIPDVLVNNAGTTQRKPAAEHPDSYWDAVIEVNLNAQFILSREFGKEMIQRGYGKIIFTASLLTFQGGILVPGYAASKGAIGQLTMALSNEWAGKGVQVNAIAPGYVATELTDPIVRDETRNASILARIPAGRWGTPEDFKGPVVFLASAASDYMSGTIVTVDGGWMGR; encoded by the coding sequence ATGGTATTGGATCAATTTAAACTCGTTGGCAAAACTGCGCTGGTGACCGGATGCAAGCGGGGGATAGGCTTTGCCATGGCAGAAGCGCTGGCGGAAGCCGGAGCAGACATCATTGGTGTTTCAGCAACCCTGGAACGGCAGGTATCAAGAATAGAGCAGGCGGTTAGCGCCCTCGGCAGAAATTTCTTTGCCTATGCCTGCGATATCAGCGACCGGAAGGCCCTGTATGCATTGATCCATCAGGTGAAAGCAGACCATGGGATACCGGATGTATTGGTGAATAATGCGGGAACCACGCAGCGCAAACCGGCTGCCGAACATCCGGATTCGTACTGGGATGCTGTCATTGAAGTCAATCTCAATGCGCAGTTCATCCTCAGCCGTGAATTTGGGAAAGAAATGATCCAGCGGGGTTATGGCAAGATCATCTTTACGGCATCCCTGCTGACCTTTCAGGGTGGGATCCTGGTACCGGGATATGCGGCTTCAAAGGGAGCTATCGGCCAGTTGACCATGGCTTTGTCCAATGAATGGGCCGGGAAGGGTGTTCAAGTCAATGCAATTGCTCCCGGGTATGTCGCTACCGAGCTGACCGATCCTATCGTCCGCGACGAAACGCGCAATGCTTCCATTCTGGCCCGGATACCTGCCGGGCGCTGGGGAACCCCGGAAGACTTTAAGGGTCCGGTAGTTTTCCTTGCTTCTGCGGCCTCGGATTATATGAGTGGTACGATCGTGACTGTGGATGGTGGATGGATGGGGAGGTGA
- a CDS encoding sulfatase — MIRQNILSGGILFILTLSFIKCSSPAADQTPQRPNILFIMADDHAYQAISAYGGALADLAPTPNIDRIAKQGMLFKRCMVTNSLCGPSRATILSGKYSHMNGFVDNTFGSHFDFSQNTYAKELQKAGYKTAVIGKLHLGGTPTGFDYYDILPGQGRYYNPEFINQQGQYEMEGYTTDIITDKTINWLGSVKDSTQPFMVMMWHKAPHRNWQPGPDELGKYEGVTFPEPETLFDDYSGDRHAAALNNMTIDKTMRMEQDLKLTDQPWPGLTDAQRAAWDKIYKPIYDAYKESNLKGDDLVRYKYQRYMRDYLACIAAVDKSVGRVLDYLKETGLDKNTIVVYSSDQGFYLGEHGWFDKRWMYKESLRTPLLFSWPGVTKPGSVSDAMVSNLDFGETFLDIAGTPIPSDMQGRSLVPVLKGEMPADWRTGHYYHYYEHPSEHNVMRHYGITTDKYKLIHMYYDIDEWELYDLEKDPEEMHNVYNDPAYDAIKKELHQQLEDLRTQYHDSDSLNQHFIDEYNEKVKQNPAIEYWKLTPAELQKAFSQMPAEGEKGK, encoded by the coding sequence ATGATCCGTCAGAACATTCTGTCAGGTGGAATTTTATTTATCCTGACCTTGTCGTTTATTAAGTGCAGTTCTCCGGCTGCAGATCAAACTCCTCAGCGTCCCAACATCCTGTTTATCATGGCGGATGACCATGCTTATCAGGCAATTAGCGCCTATGGTGGTGCACTGGCAGATCTGGCGCCAACACCAAATATTGACCGGATTGCCAAGCAGGGCATGCTGTTCAAGCGCTGTATGGTAACCAATTCACTGTGCGGCCCGTCCCGGGCGACCATTCTCTCCGGGAAATACAGCCACATGAATGGGTTTGTGGATAATACCTTTGGGTCACATTTCGATTTTTCCCAGAATACGTATGCAAAAGAATTGCAGAAAGCCGGGTATAAGACGGCGGTGATCGGCAAGCTTCACCTGGGTGGGACCCCGACCGGTTTTGACTATTACGATATTTTGCCTGGTCAGGGCCGGTACTATAATCCTGAGTTTATCAACCAGCAGGGTCAATATGAGATGGAAGGTTATACGACCGACATCATTACCGACAAAACGATCAACTGGCTGGGCAGTGTCAAAGATTCCACACAGCCCTTTATGGTGATGATGTGGCATAAAGCGCCTCATCGTAACTGGCAGCCAGGGCCTGACGAGCTGGGAAAATACGAAGGAGTCACCTTCCCTGAACCTGAAACACTGTTTGATGATTATTCCGGAGACCGGCATGCCGCTGCACTGAATAACATGACCATCGACAAGACCATGCGGATGGAGCAGGATCTCAAGCTGACCGACCAACCGTGGCCCGGGTTGACGGATGCACAACGGGCAGCATGGGATAAGATCTATAAGCCGATTTACGACGCCTATAAAGAATCGAATTTGAAAGGTGATGACCTGGTTCGCTACAAGTATCAGCGCTACATGCGTGATTATCTGGCCTGTATAGCTGCCGTCGACAAGAGCGTGGGGCGGGTGCTGGACTACCTGAAAGAGACCGGACTGGATAAAAATACCATTGTCGTTTATTCCTCGGATCAGGGTTTTTACCTGGGTGAGCATGGCTGGTTTGACAAACGCTGGATGTATAAGGAATCCCTGCGCACGCCGCTACTGTTTAGCTGGCCAGGCGTCACCAAGCCTGGCTCGGTCAGTGATGCCATGGTTAGCAACCTGGACTTCGGTGAGACATTTCTGGATATAGCGGGCACGCCCATTCCATCGGATATGCAAGGCCGGAGCCTGGTGCCGGTGTTAAAAGGCGAGATGCCGGCAGACTGGCGTACCGGCCACTATTATCATTATTACGAACACCCTTCCGAGCATAATGTGATGCGCCATTACGGCATCACCACGGATAAATACAAGCTGATCCACATGTACTACGACATCGACGAATGGGAGTTGTACGACCTGGAGAAGGATCCGGAGGAAATGCATAATGTGTACAACGATCCGGCATACGATGCGATTAAAAAAGAGCTCCATCAGCAACTGGAGGACTTGCGCACCCAATATCATGACAGCGATTCTCTGAATCAGCACTTCATCGATGAATACAATGAAAAAGTTAAACAGAACCCAGCTATCGAATACTGGAAGCTGACCCCGGCGGAATTGCAGAAGGCATTTAGTCAGATGCCGGCGGAAGGGGAGAAGGGGAAATAA
- a CDS encoding SDR family NAD(P)-dependent oxidoreductase — MRWAIRPSVLISRNRIHIYNPLKNQLPLEYWTKTSLPDLAGKTFIITGANSGIGYESALALAENGALVVLACRDAGRAQQARNLILQSAPNASVESITLDLGDLNSISSFASEFKKNHQRLDGLLNNGGLIAAKRSETSDGFEAQFGINHLGHFALTGRLLDVLVHTPNSRVVTVGSRMHTSGKINWDDLMSQHKYDRWAAYKQSKLANLLFAFELSRRFDKAGSSAISLAAHPGVCKTGWADRNMEGIMKFIGRMLGQPASIGALSPLYALTDPNVQSGGYYGPDQDKKGYPVETKAANTAYDEEAAKRMWEISERLTGVSYEI; from the coding sequence ATGCGATGGGCTATCCGGCCTTCCGTTCTTATATCCAGGAATAGAATACATATTTATAACCCTTTAAAAAACCAATTGCCATTGGAATACTGGACCAAAACATCACTACCTGATTTAGCAGGTAAAACTTTTATTATTACGGGAGCAAACAGTGGAATCGGCTATGAATCAGCCCTGGCTTTAGCTGAAAACGGCGCGTTGGTCGTTTTGGCATGCCGGGATGCCGGACGGGCGCAGCAGGCTCGTAATTTGATACTTCAATCCGCACCGAATGCATCTGTAGAAAGCATCACTCTGGATTTGGGAGACCTGAATTCGATTTCCTCCTTTGCTTCCGAATTTAAAAAGAACCACCAAAGATTGGATGGCTTGTTAAACAATGGCGGACTTATTGCGGCTAAACGCAGTGAGACCAGCGATGGATTTGAAGCTCAGTTTGGCATCAATCACCTGGGGCATTTTGCGTTGACCGGACGACTATTGGATGTATTGGTTCATACGCCAAATAGTCGGGTCGTGACCGTGGGGAGCCGGATGCATACTTCCGGAAAGATCAACTGGGATGACCTGATGAGTCAGCATAAATACGATCGATGGGCGGCGTATAAACAAAGCAAACTGGCTAATCTGCTATTTGCCTTTGAGCTGAGTCGCCGTTTTGATAAAGCCGGTAGCTCTGCCATTTCGCTGGCCGCACATCCGGGGGTATGCAAAACGGGATGGGCGGACAGGAACATGGAAGGTATCATGAAATTCATTGGGCGAATGTTGGGTCAGCCGGCGTCGATCGGTGCCTTATCACCATTGTATGCCCTGACGGACCCAAATGTGCAATCCGGTGGCTATTATGGTCCTGATCAGGACAAGAAAGGATATCCGGTAGAAACAAAAGCTGCGAATACGGCTTACGATGAAGAAGCTGCCAAACGAATGTGGGAAATAAGTGAAAGACTAACCGGTGTTTCATATGAGATCTAG
- a CDS encoding PepSY-like domain-containing protein codes for MKHLLVISAICLGIGTNSFGQNSNTPIAVQNAIKTKFQDARKVKWELEKEGEWEANFHQAGHEMSALFNTSGTWLETEMEIRKDDLPMAIKNAISNQFKGYSIDEAAKINASDGTTSYEAELEKGESNIEVLFSADGHVTSQKMIDEKENKS; via the coding sequence ATGAAACACTTATTAGTTATCAGCGCAATTTGTTTAGGTATAGGGACAAATTCATTCGGACAAAATTCCAACACACCTATTGCTGTTCAAAATGCAATTAAAACCAAATTTCAGGATGCACGGAAGGTCAAGTGGGAACTGGAAAAAGAAGGAGAATGGGAGGCAAACTTCCATCAAGCCGGACATGAAATGTCTGCATTGTTTAATACATCAGGCACCTGGCTGGAAACTGAAATGGAAATCAGGAAAGATGACCTTCCTATGGCAATAAAAAATGCAATTTCCAATCAATTTAAAGGGTACTCCATAGATGAAGCTGCAAAGATCAACGCCTCGGATGGTACAACCAGCTACGAAGCAGAGCTGGAAAAAGGAGAAAGCAATATCGAGGTTTTGTTTAGTGCCGACGGCCATGTCACCAGCCAAAAAATGATCGACGAGAAAGAAAACAAAAGCTAA
- a CDS encoding VCBS repeat-containing protein, with amino-acid sequence MKKELLIFLTTLIPAISSLQAQINHWTHFTIDRPLPGDGWGTSGPGLGDFDHDGDLDVAITRRTVKAIYWYQYFNDSTWIPHILSLVTDDVVTALGCAVLDVDHDGDPDFVNNKVWFENPGDLNENPDHIWAFHPYGGGGHDIVAADINGDGWSDIVADNGKYWYDTSDSLRPHKIYDDLDFHGAIAPHGFADIDGDQDLDLVVPGYWLENTGDGTGLWKRHPWPHLGVENASYGTSMRVWVIDLDRDGDPDIVYSDCDTGWSHVYWVENQGQGKNWIRHRLPDPPVAPGDVPGTGSFHSLGVADFDQDGDWDIFAGEQEDADDYMVKDGKVAMKPQGLKERGVIWENRGGTDTLDFEPVVIHIGNPGWHDVTLGDVDGDGDIDIVSKVWHADTPVYHADFWRNDH; translated from the coding sequence ATGAAAAAGGAATTACTGATTTTTCTCACTACCCTGATCCCTGCCATCAGCTCGCTGCAAGCTCAGATCAACCATTGGACACATTTCACCATCGACCGGCCTTTGCCTGGTGACGGATGGGGAACTTCAGGCCCGGGTCTCGGCGATTTTGACCACGACGGGGACCTGGATGTAGCCATAACCCGACGTACCGTTAAAGCCATCTACTGGTACCAATACTTCAACGACTCTACCTGGATTCCGCATATCCTGTCCCTGGTCACCGATGATGTGGTGACTGCTCTTGGTTGCGCTGTCCTGGATGTAGACCACGATGGAGACCCGGATTTTGTCAACAATAAAGTATGGTTTGAAAATCCGGGCGATCTGAATGAAAACCCCGATCACATTTGGGCATTCCATCCGTATGGAGGTGGCGGTCATGACATCGTGGCTGCCGACATCAATGGCGACGGCTGGAGCGACATTGTTGCAGATAATGGCAAATACTGGTACGATACTTCTGACAGTTTACGACCGCATAAGATCTACGATGATCTGGATTTTCACGGTGCCATTGCCCCGCACGGCTTTGCAGACATCGACGGTGACCAGGACCTGGATCTGGTTGTTCCTGGCTACTGGCTGGAGAATACGGGCGATGGAACCGGCCTGTGGAAACGCCATCCCTGGCCCCATCTGGGCGTTGAAAATGCCTCTTACGGGACCAGCATGCGGGTGTGGGTGATCGACCTGGACCGGGATGGAGATCCGGACATCGTCTACAGCGACTGCGATACCGGGTGGTCCCATGTCTACTGGGTCGAAAATCAGGGCCAGGGCAAAAATTGGATTCGCCACCGATTACCGGATCCACCGGTGGCTCCCGGCGATGTGCCCGGCACCGGATCCTTCCACTCACTGGGAGTGGCTGATTTCGACCAGGATGGCGACTGGGATATTTTCGCCGGAGAACAGGAGGACGCGGACGATTACATGGTGAAGGACGGCAAGGTTGCCATGAAACCTCAAGGCCTGAAAGAGCGCGGCGTCATCTGGGAAAACCGGGGAGGTACCGATACACTGGATTTTGAACCCGTAGTGATCCACATCGGTAATCCTGGTTGGCACGATGTAACCCTGGGGGATGTGGACGGAGACGGCGACATCGATATTGTCAGTAAAGTATGGCATGCCGACACCCCTGTCTACCATGCCGATTTTTGGCGCAACGACCATTGA
- a CDS encoding YncE family protein has product MYHKLFVLILILQQINCNNTPQKTTSSSFQVTRRITLDGDGFWDYLVVDDATNRLYVSHGTRVHVVDLNTGKQAGLITPVRGVHGVALVPALHKGYISCGRSNSVVIFNPETFELLDSIMTTGDNPDAILYDAYSKHILTMNHSGDNATVIDPVTDEVVGTIELPGSPEAVVTDGAGTIYVNIEDKSLIAKIDVKKMEVTATWPLEPGEEPTGLVLDSANHRLFASCDKLMVVVDAGTGHVLQTLPIGDHADGVAYDPDLHLAFSSNGEGTLTVVDASGGTCQVLQNFPTQTGARTIALNKQTHRLYVPTSELEETPGTNGRRAAKPGTFVVLEIAL; this is encoded by the coding sequence ATGTACCATAAATTATTCGTGTTGATCCTGATCTTACAGCAGATCAATTGTAATAATACACCACAAAAAACTACCTCATCCTCATTTCAGGTCACCCGCCGAATAACTTTGGATGGCGATGGATTCTGGGATTACCTGGTCGTCGATGATGCCACAAACCGACTGTATGTCTCACATGGTACCCGGGTTCATGTGGTAGATCTGAATACCGGCAAACAGGCAGGTCTGATCACTCCGGTGCGAGGAGTACATGGAGTCGCTCTGGTTCCGGCTTTGCACAAAGGCTATATTTCCTGTGGCCGAAGCAATTCGGTGGTGATTTTTAACCCGGAAACCTTCGAACTTCTGGACAGCATAATGACCACTGGGGATAACCCGGATGCCATCCTGTACGATGCCTATTCAAAACATATCCTGACGATGAACCACAGCGGTGATAATGCTACCGTCATCGATCCGGTCACCGATGAGGTGGTCGGGACCATCGAATTACCCGGGTCACCGGAGGCTGTGGTAACGGACGGAGCAGGCACCATCTATGTTAATATTGAAGACAAAAGCCTGATTGCTAAAATCGATGTAAAGAAAATGGAGGTGACCGCCACCTGGCCGCTGGAGCCCGGGGAAGAACCAACCGGTCTGGTATTGGATTCTGCAAATCACCGGCTTTTTGCTTCTTGTGATAAGTTGATGGTTGTAGTGGATGCCGGTACCGGACACGTGCTTCAGACGCTGCCTATCGGGGACCACGCGGATGGTGTTGCCTACGACCCGGACCTTCACCTGGCTTTCAGCTCGAACGGTGAAGGTACCCTCACCGTGGTTGATGCCTCCGGTGGTACGTGTCAAGTTCTGCAAAATTTCCCTACCCAGACAGGAGCCCGCACCATTGCCCTGAATAAGCAGACACACAGGCTTTATGTCCCTACGTCAGAACTTGAGGAAACACCAGGGACCAATGGCCGTCGTGCCGCTAAACCGGGGACGTTTGTCGTTCTGGAAATAGCTCTCTGA